The Kazachstania africana CBS 2517 chromosome 8, complete genome genome contains a region encoding:
- the KTR5 gene encoding putative mannosyltransferase (similar to Saccharomyces cerevisiae KTR7 (YIL085C) and KTR5 (YNL029C); ancestral locus Anc_2.300) translates to MATLRRSLYRIQNYIEDLNPLVICFVIAFFITVPIVIYTDTGSEIQNKILILNSAQNTDSKHDSTFYRGCVDTNEYLRNPMYVKQNATFVMLTRNEELYEVISTIESIESHFNQWFHYPYVFLNNDEFTDEFQNAINEVISSQAYFGLVDPQDWDIPIDEADRIKYEEHIEDQGDRGIYYGNLETYHKMCRYYSGKFYQHELVSQFEWYWRIEPNVEFFCDLSYDPFLEMSKHGKKYAFTIVIPEIYWTVPNLFRSSMSYIKEKNITVGSLWKMFTYDYNILDVETEDEFEDLARWVNYESDIMGRISEKVAIDYIMETPETYEYNLESLRRLIDRAQSKVPIVEDKFENQEYNLCHFWSNFEIAKVDIFNNDIYNDYFKFLEEQHGFWEERWGDAPVHSLGLSLVLNVTDVHYFRDIGYRHSTLQHCPKNAPGMNEFKYEPNESRWNRRGKYFWNSVKYDRESEVGSGCRCRCPKMREVEDNNSLCLNKWLDLTHLDDPNLTRKATHNPKEIFNSIRKDFIKDLD, encoded by the coding sequence atgGCAACGCTACGACGTAGTTTGTATAGAATTCAGAACTACATCGAGGACTTGAATCCTCTGGTCATCTGTTTTGTTATTGCATTTTTCATAACTGTCCCAATCGTTATTTATACAGATACAGGATCAGAAATTCAGAATAAGATTCTGATATTGAACTCGGCTCAAAATACAGATTCTAAACATGATTCCACATTCTATAGGGGTTGTGTAGACACTAATGAATATTTACGAAATCCCATGTACGTCAAACAAAATGCAACATTTGTTATGTTGAcaagaaatgaagaattataCGAGGTCATCTCCACAATAGAAAGTATAGAATCACATTTCAACCAGTGGTTCCATTATCCATACGTTTTCTTAAACAATGATGAGTTTACAGATGAATTTCAGAATGCGATCAATGAAGTGATATCTTCTCAGGCATATTTTGGGCTTGTAGACCCTCAAGATTGGGATATCCCAATTGATGAAGCCGATCGTATCAAGTATGAGGAACATATTGAAGACCAAGGTGATCGTGGCATTTACTATGGTAATCTGGAAACGTATCATAAGATGTGTAGATATTATTCCGGTAAATTTTATCAACATGAATTAGTTTCTCAGTTCGAATGGTATTGGAGAATTGAGCCAAACGTAGAATTTTTCTGTGATTTGTCGTATGATCCATTCCTAGAGATGTCCAAGCATGGTAAGAAGTATGCATTTACCATAGTGATACCTGAAATTTATTGGACGGTGCCAAATTTATTTAGATCCAGTATGAGTTACATTaaagagaagaatattACCGTGGGGAGTCTTTGGAAAATGTTTACGTATGATTATAACATATTAGACGTTGAAACAGAggatgaatttgaagatctAGCCAGGTGGGTAAATTATGAGAGTGATATAATGGGTAGAATTTCAGAAAAAGTTGCCATTGATTACATTATGGAGACGCCTGAAACGTATGAATATAACCTTGAATCGTTAAGAAGATTGATTGATAGAGCACAGTCCAAGGTGCCTATTGTAGAggataaatttgaaaatcaagaGTATAATCTTTGTCATTTTTGGtcgaattttgaaattgccaAAGTTGATATCTTTAACAATGATATTTACAATGATTATTTCAAGTTCTTAGAAGAGCAACATGGGTTTTGGGAAGAGAGATGGGGAGATGCTCCTGTGCATTCACTTGGATTGAGTCTCGTGTTGAATGTTACCGATGTGCATTATTTTAGAGACATTGGATATCGACATTCTACGTTACAGCATTGTCCCAAGAATGCGCCTGGTATGAATGAATTTAAGTATGAACCAAATGAGAGTAGATGGAATCGTCGAGGTAAGTATTTCTGGAACTCAGTAAAATACGATAGAGAATCTGAAGTAGGCAGTGGATGTCGATGTAGATGTCCCAAGATGAGAGAAGTTGAGGATAACAATTCATTGTGTTTGAACAAATGGTTAGATTTGACACATTTAGACGATCCAAATCTCACGAGAAAAGCTACGCATAATcccaaagaaattttcaattctatAAGAAAAGATTTCATTAAGGATCTTGattaa
- the SIW14 gene encoding putative tyrosine protein phosphatase SIW14 (similar to Saccharomyces cerevisiae SIW14 (YNL032W); ancestral locus Anc_2.296): MTDYDNNNEEDKDDLFVSAEHKLLSLNESLEIVPPENFSHVVGQIYRSSFPRLENFKFLKERLNLKSVLVLIPEDYPQENLNFLTDSKIKLFQVGMSGNKEPFVNIPSNLLTKALEITINPENHPILIHCNRGKHRTGCLIGCIRKLQMWSLTMIFDEYRRFAFPKARALDQQFIEMYDDNEIKKIAKKNNWLPLQW; encoded by the coding sequence ATGACAGACTATGATAACAATaacgaagaagataaagacGATCTGTTCGTCTCAGCAGAACATAAATTGCTATCTTTAAATGAATCTTTAGAAATTGTACCACCAGAAAATTTTAGTCATGTAGTGGGTCAAATTTATAGAAGTAGTTTCCCCagattagaaaattttaaattcttAAAAGAAAGACTCAATTTAAAATCAGTTTTAGTCTTAATACCTGAAGATTATCCACaggaaaatttaaatttcttaacAGATTCTAAAATTAAACTATTTCAAGTCGGTATGAGTGGTAATAAAGAACCATTCGTCAACATTCCTTCGAATTTACTAACTAAAGCTCTAGAAATTACAATCAATCCAGAAAATCATCCAATCTTAATTCATTGTAATCGTGGTAAACACAGAACTGGTTGTCTCATAGGTTGTATAAGAAAATTACAAATGTGGTCATTAACTATGATCTTCGATGAATATAGAAGATTCGCTTTCCCAAAGGCAAGAGCACTAGATCaacaatttattgaaatgtacgatgataatgaaataaaaaaaattgcaaaaaaaaataattggtTACCTTTACAATGGTAA